The Oceanotoga teriensis genome has a window encoding:
- a CDS encoding GNAT family N-acetyltransferase, with protein sequence MDYRKLQIDEINRQLFDKFKRYQKVTKCWRKINDEWIIKDISFIDQWSEDNYNELIKCLKKTLDTGGIVYGAFLENSLKGFVSVENGFIGKNKEYSDLSSIHVSEDMRGHGIGKKLFQIAVEWAKSQGAKKMYISAHSAVESQAFYKSLGCQEALEYSKEHVEKEPYDCQLEYLL encoded by the coding sequence ATGGATTATAGAAAATTACAAATTGATGAAATTAATAGACAATTATTTGACAAATTTAAACGTTATCAAAAAGTCACGAAATGCTGGAGAAAAATAAATGATGAATGGATTATTAAGGATATTTCATTTATAGATCAGTGGAGTGAAGACAATTATAATGAACTAATAAAATGCCTAAAAAAAACATTAGATACTGGGGGAATCGTATACGGAGCTTTTTTAGAGAACTCTTTAAAAGGTTTTGTTTCTGTAGAAAATGGATTTATTGGTAAAAACAAAGAATACTCTGATCTTTCATCAATTCATGTATCTGAAGATATGAGGGGTCATGGTATAGGTAAAAAACTCTTTCAAATTGCTGTAGAATGGGCAAAATCTCAAGGAGCAAAAAAAATGTATATTTCTGCACATTCTGCGGTAGAATCGCAAGCATTTTATAAATCTTTAGGATGCCAAGAAGCTTTAGAATATAGTAAAGAACATGTTGAAAAAGAACCTTATGATTGCCAATTAGAATATCTTTTATAA
- a CDS encoding MATE family efflux transporter, which translates to MQEVLKNNYINNFLKQVIFNILSMIGISLYVLADTFFVANGIGNEGLAALNISIPIFSFLNGIGLLIGMGGAIQYSIYKENIKKTNRIFNNSLIFSLLASIVFTLLGVFFSEDLSMILGANEVIKDMSSTYIKIILSFSSFFIFNNVFICFIRNDNKPKLAMFAMLSGSILNIFLDYYFIFILDLGIRGAAIATVFSPLFSILIIFKYILKNFKILKLYNLDFSIFRKTVHLGITYFLNEFSSGIIIILFNLIIMNLMGNIGVAAYGIIANVALVVMAIFTGLSQGIQPVISENYGMDLKNNVKTLLIIALVIALILGIIIYGFVFIYSKEIVNLFNKDSNFMMFEIANTGLKIYFIGFLFMGINFVIASFFSSVNMSKPSFIISFSRGFLFIIPFLLILSYFYGIKGVWATVPAAESITFIISYIFIIKHKKSNIKKY; encoded by the coding sequence ATGCAAGAAGTTTTAAAAAACAACTATATTAATAATTTTTTAAAACAAGTTATTTTTAATATTTTAAGTATGATTGGTATATCTTTATATGTTTTAGCTGATACTTTTTTTGTTGCAAATGGAATTGGAAATGAAGGTTTAGCAGCATTAAATATATCTATACCAATTTTTTCATTTTTAAATGGAATAGGACTTTTAATTGGAATGGGAGGGGCTATACAATATTCTATATATAAAGAAAATATAAAAAAAACAAATAGAATTTTTAATAATTCTCTAATTTTTTCTTTGTTAGCTAGTATAGTATTTACATTATTGGGAGTGTTTTTTTCAGAAGATCTTTCGATGATATTAGGCGCGAACGAAGTTATAAAAGATATGTCAAGTACATATATAAAAATTATTTTATCTTTTTCAAGTTTTTTTATTTTTAACAATGTTTTTATATGTTTTATTAGAAATGATAATAAACCAAAGTTAGCGATGTTCGCCATGCTATCTGGTAGCATTTTGAATATATTTTTGGATTATTATTTCATATTTATTTTAGATCTTGGAATAAGAGGAGCAGCTATAGCAACTGTATTTTCTCCTTTATTTAGCATACTTATTATATTTAAATATATATTAAAAAATTTTAAAATATTAAAGTTATATAATTTAGATTTCTCAATTTTCAGAAAAACTGTTCATCTTGGTATAACTTACTTTTTAAATGAATTCTCTTCTGGTATAATAATTATTCTATTTAATTTAATAATAATGAATTTAATGGGAAATATTGGGGTTGCAGCTTATGGAATAATTGCGAATGTTGCATTAGTTGTAATGGCTATATTTACAGGATTATCTCAAGGTATTCAACCTGTAATAAGTGAAAATTATGGAATGGATTTAAAAAATAATGTAAAAACTCTTTTAATAATAGCATTAGTGATAGCTTTAATTTTGGGAATTATTATATATGGATTTGTTTTTATTTATTCAAAAGAGATTGTAAATCTATTTAATAAAGATTCCAACTTTATGATGTTTGAAATAGCCAATACGGGTTTAAAAATATATTTTATAGGATTCTTATTTATGGGAATAAATTTTGTGATCGCATCATTTTTTTCATCTGTTAATATGTCTAAACCATCTTTTATTATATCTTTCTCAAGAGGTTTTTTATTTATAATACCTTTTTTATTAATACTATCATATTTTTATGGAATAAAAGGAGTTTGGGCTACAGTGCCTGCTGCAGAGTCAATAACATTTATTATATCTTATATTTTTATTATAAAACATAAAAAATCAAATATAAAAAAATATTAA
- the pyrR gene encoding bifunctional pyr operon transcriptional regulator/uracil phosphoribosyltransferase PyrR, with translation MNLKTKILDSKDIKRTLMRLSHEIVEKNKGVEDIILIGIKTRGVFIAQRLKDNLKLIESFDVPVGELDVTPYRDDNKKSENDTSKIEDNLNGKKVILVDDVLFTGRTIRAAMEGLIKRGRPEFIELLVLVDRGHREFPVRANYIGKNLPTSKSREEVLVKLANIDTDMEEGVYIFEKE, from the coding sequence ATGAACTTAAAAACTAAAATACTTGATTCAAAAGATATCAAAAGAACTTTGATGAGATTATCGCACGAAATTGTTGAAAAAAATAAAGGTGTAGAAGATATTATCCTAATTGGTATAAAAACAAGAGGAGTATTTATAGCTCAAAGATTAAAAGATAATTTGAAATTGATCGAATCTTTTGATGTACCAGTTGGAGAACTTGATGTAACTCCTTATAGAGATGACAATAAAAAATCCGAAAACGATACAAGTAAAATAGAAGATAATTTAAATGGTAAAAAAGTTATACTTGTAGATGATGTATTATTCACAGGTAGAACTATAAGAGCTGCAATGGAAGGATTAATTAAAAGAGGAAGACCTGAATTTATTGAACTTCTTGTTTTAGTTGATAGAGGTCATAGAGAATTTCCAGTTAGAGCAAATTATATAGGTAAAAATCTTCCAACATCAAAATCAAGAGAAGAAGTATTAGTAAAATTAGCAAATATAGACACTGACATGGAAGAAGGAGTGTATATTTTCGAAAAAGAATAA
- the glgP gene encoding alpha-glucan family phosphorylase, with translation MKFLNKVTAVAKLPERISGLKEISKNLWWTWNYDCQTLFEDIDKVLWEKTNHNPVIFLKQVNQKSLDKVVSNDSFLERYDNVFSSFKSYLQEKNTWFNSTHKNYNDGEIAYFCAEYGLHESFPIYSGGLGVLAGDHVKTASDLGLPFVAVGFLYKEGYFIQKLDSNGNQESHYINYDFSDFPVEPAKDENNEDIYIEMNILRRKVYVKLWKIDVGRVPLYLLDTDIDQNDPEDRLLTHRLYGGDHEMRIKQEILLGIAGVKALRRVGVNPSVWHMNEGHAAFLNLERIREFAEKGLNFKQSVEAVRSNSIFTTHTPVPAGNDAFPVHMIERYFNYYWENLGASRDEFFNLGLEIREDGSHMFSMTILALKLAGRSNGVSELHGKVSRNLWKHAWEGLEAVEVPITHVTNGVHSETWISNDLQKLFDKYLSTDWRNKLDDPDIWSKVDDIPDEEIWTIHKKLKSDLIRFLHDRIKLQRARHGETVEQLNEIEKIGDNNILTIGFARRFATYKRATLIFKDLERLEKILNDEEKPVQLIFAGKAHPADKPGQELIKRIYEISRMPKFKNKIIILENYDMNMARYLVSGVDMWLNNPRRPHEASGTSGEKAGMNGAINFSVLDGWWVEGFDGNNGWAIGDNRDYEDLELQDKIDSVSIYNQLENEIIPKYYNTSDKGYSHDWIEVMKNSIKTVSSFFNTHRMLKEYTQKLYMPAIVQGKNFYSNDFEIVKDFTYWKEILERNWNSIKIKAVVDTDLSEEIAVGKEINVNAEIYLPGIGPDSITPEIIIARLEDEKVVSIKSFDLKLKKEIQKDLYKFEGTFEIEERGNYGYNVRVIANHPFMPHRNYLMNFVKYPE, from the coding sequence ATGAAATTTTTAAATAAGGTTACAGCTGTTGCTAAATTACCTGAAAGAATATCAGGTTTAAAAGAGATATCTAAAAATTTATGGTGGACATGGAATTATGATTGTCAGACTTTATTTGAAGATATTGATAAAGTTCTTTGGGAAAAAACAAATCATAACCCTGTTATATTTTTGAAACAAGTAAATCAAAAAAGTCTTGATAAAGTTGTTTCAAATGATTCTTTTTTAGAAAGATATGATAACGTTTTTAGTAGCTTTAAATCATATTTACAGGAAAAGAACACTTGGTTTAATTCTACTCATAAAAATTATAACGATGGCGAAATAGCTTATTTTTGTGCTGAGTATGGACTACACGAATCATTTCCTATATACTCTGGAGGACTTGGAGTTCTTGCCGGTGATCATGTAAAAACTGCTTCAGATTTAGGTTTACCTTTTGTTGCAGTTGGTTTCTTATATAAAGAAGGATATTTCATACAAAAACTTGATTCAAATGGAAATCAAGAAAGTCATTATATTAATTATGATTTTTCGGATTTTCCTGTTGAACCCGCTAAAGATGAAAATAATGAAGATATATATATAGAAATGAATATATTGAGAAGAAAAGTATATGTAAAATTATGGAAAATAGATGTAGGCAGAGTTCCTCTGTATTTATTAGATACTGATATAGATCAAAATGATCCTGAAGATAGATTATTAACACATAGACTTTATGGTGGAGACCATGAAATGAGAATCAAACAAGAAATTCTTCTTGGAATAGCTGGTGTGAAAGCTTTAAGAAGAGTTGGAGTAAATCCTTCTGTTTGGCATATGAATGAAGGACATGCAGCATTTTTAAATCTTGAAAGAATTAGAGAATTTGCAGAAAAGGGATTAAATTTCAAGCAATCTGTTGAAGCTGTAAGATCTAATTCTATTTTTACAACTCATACACCTGTACCAGCTGGTAACGATGCTTTTCCTGTACATATGATAGAAAGATACTTTAACTATTATTGGGAGAACCTCGGTGCTTCAAGAGATGAATTCTTTAATCTTGGTTTAGAAATTAGAGAAGATGGTTCACATATGTTCTCTATGACAATACTTGCATTAAAACTAGCAGGAAGGTCTAATGGAGTTTCTGAGCTTCATGGAAAAGTATCAAGAAATTTATGGAAACATGCTTGGGAAGGTTTAGAAGCTGTTGAAGTACCTATAACTCATGTTACAAATGGTGTTCATTCAGAAACATGGATATCTAATGATTTACAAAAACTTTTTGATAAATATCTCAGTACAGATTGGAGAAATAAATTAGATGATCCAGATATTTGGAGTAAGGTAGATGACATTCCAGATGAAGAAATATGGACTATACATAAGAAATTAAAATCTGATTTAATAAGATTTTTACATGATAGAATTAAACTTCAAAGAGCAAGACATGGTGAAACAGTAGAGCAATTAAATGAAATAGAAAAAATAGGTGATAACAATATATTAACTATAGGTTTTGCAAGAAGATTTGCAACATATAAAAGAGCTACTTTAATATTCAAAGATTTAGAAAGACTCGAAAAAATATTAAACGATGAAGAAAAACCTGTACAATTAATATTTGCCGGTAAAGCTCATCCAGCAGATAAACCAGGTCAAGAGTTGATCAAAAGAATCTATGAAATTTCAAGAATGCCTAAATTTAAAAATAAAATAATTATATTAGAAAACTATGATATGAATATGGCAAGATATTTAGTAAGTGGTGTAGATATGTGGTTAAATAATCCAAGAAGACCTCATGAAGCATCTGGTACATCTGGAGAAAAAGCTGGAATGAATGGAGCTATTAATTTTTCTGTATTAGATGGTTGGTGGGTTGAAGGTTTTGATGGCAATAATGGTTGGGCAATAGGTGATAATAGGGATTATGAAGATCTTGAACTTCAAGATAAGATTGATAGTGTATCTATTTATAATCAACTGGAAAATGAAATTATCCCTAAATATTATAATACTTCAGATAAAGGATATTCACATGATTGGATTGAAGTAATGAAAAATTCTATAAAAACAGTTTCATCGTTCTTTAACACTCATAGAATGCTCAAAGAATATACACAAAAACTTTATATGCCAGCAATTGTTCAGGGAAAAAATTTCTATTCAAATGATTTTGAAATAGTAAAAGATTTTACTTATTGGAAAGAAATCTTAGAAAGAAATTGGAATTCTATAAAAATAAAAGCAGTTGTAGATACTGATTTATCAGAAGAAATTGCAGTTGGTAAAGAAATAAATGTCAATGCAGAAATATATTTACCAGGAATAGGACCAGATTCAATAACTCCAGAAATTATAATAGCAAGATTAGAAGATGAAAAAGTAGTTTCTATTAAATCTTTTGATTTAAAACTAAAAAAAGAAATTCAAAAAGATTTATATAAATTTGAAGGAACTTTCGAAATAGAAGAAAGAGGTAATTATGGTTACAATGTTAGAGTAATTGCTAATCATCCCTTTATGCCTCATAGAAATTATTTAATGAATTTCGTAAAATATCCTGAATAA
- a CDS encoding adenosylcobalamin-dependent ribonucleoside-diphosphate reductase, which produces MIEKLKSLNKKISRNAYTILKDRYFLKDGEGNYLEDSWEQIARRISRHVSSAEINYIKDEKEIKRIEEIYFNLINSRVFLPNSPTIFNTGKAIDREVFQKNSEDMTLQDYKKIYDSRSKHNMLSACFVVPMDDSMNGIFESVKQSAMIMKYGGGVGYDFSVLRPKGSSIAGTGGKSSGPISFMHVFNTSASTIEQGGARRAAQMAVLKYNHPDVLDFIKAKKDNNGNSVLNYFNISVDIDDIEDFKNSLENDTEIKLKHDISDRKGNIKAEELLKIISENAWRSGDPGLLFLGKHNQYYAMSEHTPVSATNPCGEEPLPPFGSCNLGSIDISKLIDIIDIGNPFSDSQRLFEEIIYWCTRFLDDVIDINVYPLKEIDEISKDQRFIGLGIMGMADTLYKKEISYSSEEGRKFMANATAALAYFSHVSSSKLAKERGNFPSFEKSKYKDGFIPMPLLEDEYDEFIKEWNSKIREHFKNEAKHFKRNVQTNTIAPTGSISNIADTSSGIEPNFMLAYIRYMTDKEGKKVPLPYINNILINKLNSHLTENLEAKIIDSGTIQNIEEIDENLKKVFVTSMDIKPIDHLLAQHVIQSYLDASCSKTINMPNEITVEEVYDIYKKSFDLNIKGITIYRDGSLQTQVLTANKEKKDDQKITFFVLDEKHKLRARPRKETLRSVTRKFKFDDSTIYITVSFDDNGEAIEVFLSDGTETTEIIGRLSSIALRAGVSADEIIEQLKKVKGGYCKNLAEEVKKAIDDFTNLWKEENGDFEFIKTGIPKSKEDIEKFVHVNGLKYEKGVYIDSEKNTYCPSCLSKNSLMMESGCTSCKTCGWSKCS; this is translated from the coding sequence ATGATAGAAAAATTAAAATCTTTGAATAAGAAAATATCAAGAAATGCTTATACAATATTAAAAGATAGATATTTTCTAAAAGATGGCGAAGGAAATTATTTGGAAGATTCTTGGGAACAAATAGCGAGGAGAATTTCAAGACATGTTTCATCTGCTGAAATTAATTATATTAAAGATGAAAAAGAGATAAAAAGAATAGAAGAAATATACTTTAATCTAATTAATTCAAGAGTTTTTTTACCAAACAGTCCAACTATATTTAACACTGGAAAAGCTATAGATAGAGAAGTTTTTCAAAAAAATTCAGAAGATATGACTTTACAGGATTATAAAAAAATATATGATTCAAGGTCAAAACATAATATGCTTTCAGCTTGTTTTGTTGTACCTATGGATGATTCTATGAATGGAATATTTGAATCTGTAAAACAATCTGCAATGATAATGAAATATGGTGGTGGAGTTGGTTATGATTTTTCTGTATTAAGACCTAAAGGTTCTTCAATTGCTGGAACTGGTGGAAAATCTTCTGGGCCTATAAGTTTTATGCATGTTTTTAATACATCGGCATCTACTATAGAACAAGGAGGAGCAAGAAGAGCTGCACAAATGGCTGTTTTGAAATATAATCATCCAGATGTTTTAGATTTTATAAAAGCAAAAAAAGATAATAATGGTAACTCTGTCTTAAATTATTTTAATATATCTGTAGATATAGATGATATTGAAGATTTTAAAAATTCTTTAGAAAATGACACTGAAATAAAATTGAAACATGATATTTCTGATAGAAAAGGAAACATAAAAGCTGAAGAACTTTTGAAGATAATATCTGAAAATGCTTGGAGATCAGGAGATCCAGGATTATTATTTCTTGGAAAACATAATCAATATTATGCAATGAGTGAACATACACCAGTAAGTGCTACCAATCCTTGTGGTGAAGAGCCATTGCCACCTTTTGGAAGTTGTAATTTAGGATCTATTGATATATCAAAATTAATCGATATTATTGATATAGGAAATCCTTTTTCAGATTCACAGAGATTATTTGAAGAAATAATATATTGGTGTACAAGATTTTTAGATGATGTAATAGATATAAATGTATATCCTTTGAAGGAAATAGATGAAATCTCCAAAGATCAAAGATTTATAGGATTAGGTATAATGGGAATGGCAGATACATTATATAAAAAAGAGATTTCTTATAGCAGTGAAGAAGGAAGAAAGTTTATGGCGAATGCAACAGCCGCATTAGCATATTTTTCTCATGTATCAAGTTCAAAATTAGCTAAAGAAAGAGGGAATTTTCCTTCTTTTGAGAAATCAAAATATAAAGATGGATTTATACCTATGCCATTACTTGAAGATGAATATGATGAATTTATAAAAGAATGGAATTCTAAAATAAGGGAACATTTTAAAAATGAAGCAAAACATTTTAAAAGAAATGTACAAACAAATACAATAGCTCCTACTGGCTCTATATCTAATATAGCAGATACTTCAAGTGGAATAGAACCTAATTTTATGCTTGCTTATATAAGATATATGACTGATAAAGAAGGTAAAAAAGTGCCTTTACCGTATATAAATAATATTTTAATTAATAAACTTAACTCTCATCTTACTGAAAATCTTGAAGCTAAGATAATAGATTCTGGAACTATTCAAAACATTGAAGAAATAGATGAAAATCTAAAAAAGGTTTTTGTTACTTCTATGGATATAAAACCAATAGATCATCTTTTAGCTCAACATGTAATTCAAAGTTATTTAGATGCTTCATGTTCAAAAACGATAAATATGCCTAATGAAATAACGGTTGAAGAAGTCTATGATATATATAAAAAATCTTTTGATTTAAATATTAAAGGAATTACAATATATAGAGATGGAAGTCTTCAGACTCAAGTTTTGACGGCAAATAAAGAAAAAAAAGATGATCAGAAAATAACATTTTTTGTATTAGATGAAAAACACAAATTAAGAGCAAGACCAAGAAAAGAAACTCTTAGAAGTGTAACAAGAAAATTTAAATTTGATGATTCAACTATTTATATAACAGTTTCTTTTGATGATAATGGAGAAGCGATAGAAGTATTTTTATCTGATGGAACTGAAACAACAGAAATAATAGGAAGATTGTCTTCAATAGCTCTTAGAGCTGGAGTATCCGCTGATGAAATAATTGAACAACTTAAGAAAGTCAAAGGCGGTTATTGTAAAAACTTAGCTGAAGAAGTAAAAAAAGCAATAGATGATTTTACTAATTTATGGAAAGAAGAAAACGGAGATTTTGAATTTATAAAAACAGGAATACCAAAATCTAAAGAAGATATAGAGAAATTTGTTCATGTTAATGGTCTGAAATATGAAAAAGGTGTTTATATAGATTCTGAAAAAAATACTTATTGTCCAAGTTGTTTATCTAAAAACTCTTTGATGATGGAGTCTGGATGCACCTCTTGTAAAACATGTGGATGGTCAAAATGCTCTTAA
- a CDS encoding aminopeptidase P family protein: MKHFFQKRRNKILNYMKDNSIAVIFCGNPIHKSADENYKFHPNYNFYYLTGLEEEKFILVLTKLNYKTQEYLFIEKNDEQLARWIGEKMSPDETQEISGIEKIMYLENFNSYIDALLNSKYENIYFNIENYNHEDKKNPDITYANKINKRYPHLKIHNLFYEINDLRTVKDEYEIDMTKKAIEITKNGIYEMMKNSKPDMMEYQIEAYFDFILKSNGVTEYAFPTIAASGKNGAILHYSSNNSKASNGDLILFDLGAKWNNYSADISRTFPVNGRFTQRQKDIYNVILDTMKEIENNAKPGITLGNLNELSKRLLADGCKKLGLIEDEKDLSKYYFHSIGHFLGLDTHDVGQRGKEFEPGMIITNEPGLYIPEENIGIRIEDDLLITENGCENLSKEIIKEIEDIENFMK, from the coding sequence TTGAAACATTTTTTTCAAAAGAGAAGAAATAAAATATTAAATTATATGAAAGATAATTCTATTGCTGTAATATTTTGTGGGAATCCTATTCATAAAAGTGCAGATGAAAATTATAAATTTCATCCAAATTATAATTTTTATTATTTAACGGGTTTAGAAGAAGAAAAATTTATATTAGTTTTGACAAAATTAAATTATAAAACTCAAGAATATTTGTTTATAGAAAAAAATGATGAACAATTAGCAAGATGGATTGGCGAAAAGATGAGCCCCGATGAAACTCAAGAAATCTCAGGAATAGAAAAAATAATGTATTTAGAAAATTTTAATAGTTATATAGATGCATTATTAAATTCTAAGTATGAAAATATTTATTTTAATATTGAAAATTATAATCATGAAGATAAAAAAAATCCTGATATAACTTATGCGAACAAAATAAATAAAAGATATCCACATTTAAAAATACATAATTTATTTTATGAGATAAATGATTTAAGAACAGTTAAAGATGAATATGAAATAGATATGACTAAAAAAGCTATTGAAATAACCAAAAATGGAATTTATGAAATGATGAAAAATAGTAAACCAGATATGATGGAATATCAAATAGAAGCTTATTTTGATTTTATTTTAAAATCAAATGGAGTTACAGAATATGCCTTTCCTACCATTGCTGCATCAGGAAAAAATGGAGCTATTTTGCATTATTCATCTAATAATTCTAAAGCTTCTAATGGAGATCTTATTCTTTTTGATCTTGGAGCAAAATGGAATAATTATTCAGCTGATATATCAAGAACATTTCCAGTTAATGGTAGATTTACTCAAAGACAAAAGGATATTTATAATGTTATTTTAGATACTATGAAAGAAATCGAAAATAATGCTAAACCTGGTATTACATTGGGAAACCTTAATGAACTTTCAAAAAGACTTCTTGCAGATGGATGTAAAAAATTAGGATTAATAGAAGATGAAAAAGATCTTTCTAAATATTATTTTCATTCTATTGGACATTTTTTAGGACTTGATACTCATGATGTTGGACAAAGAGGAAAAGAATTTGAACCTGGTATGATAATTACTAATGAACCCGGACTTTATATTCCAGAAGAAAATATTGGAATAAGAATTGAAGATGATCTACTAATAACTGAAAATGGATGTGAAAATTTATCCAAAGAGATAATAAAAGAGATTGAAGATATAGAAAACTTCATGAAATAA
- the ruvC gene encoding crossover junction endodeoxyribonuclease RuvC — MRILGIDPGYGRIGYGLLDKTGNKFKTVNYGVIYTDKELDLPSRLHQIQNSIYELVDKYEPDESSVEELFFFRNVTTAIQVGEARGVILVSLVEKNIPIYEYTPFQIKQAVTGYGRAEKGQIQRTLKLLLNLKKTPTPDDAADALAAAFCHGNFRGVNFAK, encoded by the coding sequence ATGCGAATTTTAGGAATTGATCCTGGTTATGGAAGAATTGGTTATGGATTATTAGATAAAACAGGAAATAAATTTAAAACTGTTAACTATGGAGTTATTTATACTGATAAAGAATTAGATTTGCCTTCAAGGCTTCATCAGATTCAAAATTCCATTTATGAATTAGTAGATAAATATGAACCTGATGAATCTTCAGTTGAAGAATTATTCTTTTTTAGAAATGTTACAACCGCTATTCAAGTTGGAGAAGCAAGAGGTGTAATATTAGTTTCTTTAGTTGAGAAGAACATACCAATTTATGAATACACTCCATTTCAGATAAAACAAGCTGTAACGGGTTATGGAAGAGCTGAAAAAGGTCAAATACAAAGAACTTTAAAATTACTTTTAAATTTAAAAAAGACTCCTACTCCAGATGACGCTGCTGATGCTTTAGCTGCAGCTTTTTGTCATGGGAATTTTAGAGGTGTTAATTTTGCAAAATAA